One genomic window of Motacilla alba alba isolate MOTALB_02 chromosome 3, Motacilla_alba_V1.0_pri, whole genome shotgun sequence includes the following:
- the CUL9 gene encoding cullin-9 isoform X4 → MVNEKHSGTLLVQLGPKLQAHPEKLLRQRRGHDDRPEYLVRWSVVSLEERAAGGSSAASGETKAENISLWMSAEEVSASCPALLGHRRPEGPRLKEEKAPGPLAAVVPLDEASLDEASLLEMKADVRSLVQRARRQVAEAGSPECSILSTVHVLGAYASIGSLAGAFREAGALELLTAMLCHREKRIRRGAGEMLRALGAHDAGIWAYVLLSLSQQDGIEQHMDFDSRCTLLELFAEITSSAEHRMSFEGIHLPQIPGKQLFVLVKRYLCVTSLLDKLSSGVEQGEEQQGCAVPSPVPEERSRVKQEFEFSMAMANLISELVRAMGWSHGHEAEPLPRRDLRPGRARSIFQHKTPAGTAAEVAPASPAKEPVTFKRRSAFPSRSSYAEYVQATLVSGMRVRMLEDYEQISAGDEGDFCRSNDGVPPVQVYWQALGSTYWVHWHMVEIIGPSEQKELEGQEKVNSLTRNHGLRAGPQPLLCKPLGGLYSLPYLGQRLPRAADTLSRAEWWELLFFVRKLEAQEQKEITCLIQQHQGEQLSEVDEEALMQLSVPVELAQKVLQVLEERCQGSSLRDLRGSRVYARHFLGRGAEQHGGGSTAVSSEGERSTGPEGMMAKTAEGNLSAAPGPAQGRGVTLKSDSELFSELLEREGLFLPEVTEEQSQALGGSKGLSESGSLAKVAAVVEVIQSSSSALGLRLAGLKHILKMLEEEPESEQQVGTAQGGLGIGSAGEKLVQVSVELLSTEVAEKALVAVTLRLLAVLLARYKWRVAFATEGGVRAVLACMQQHGCSALVQQAGLAALKVLVGAADAEPGGAGGKCLPWNHGDAQMMREIFASIGSASSKGSASLLSSIPAALSTMQRVPGGSSGVQNGLLVVNVLMDGHRGLAEQLANCDLLAVLQSCWRAGQSSGCPQAVLALSAINRLAEHGLPLGPEAAGREVLLDAKGVQMLLGGVDDGVLSKEVVVALERQLCSEGSVCSGQVAQLLQDHSCFRLLLRSLELLGTEKAVSLSILRILNKFLDSYQEDVLPWHECVEPCVSFLITHSSSWEVLQEVVGFLHRLGSASKDCVVVMCHVGTHEALSKALEKHSTVPSLAPALLELVTECEKYAGLYKKLTSSILAGCIQLVLGQIEEHRRSHQPISIPFFDVFLHNLCQGSSMEVKEDKCWEKVQVSSNSHQASKLMDRNPKTYWESNGSTGSHFITVHMQCGVVIRELSMLVASEDSSYMPSRVVVLGGDSPATIRTELNAVSILPSDSRVILLENMTRFWPVIQIRVKRCQQGGIDTRVRGIEVLGPKPTFWPIFREQLCRRTFLSCTARAHAWSQEICRDRGRLLQLFGRLNRALQHEQGFANRFLPDEEAARALGRTFWEALVNPLVQSITSPDPDGVSPLAWLLSEYLESVELPCRATGRRAAFGSCVRRLTQLLVHVDPGGPEPEETRAAGGKEGKNKEVPARTAKVPVEKSRGLWGISQCWRGVVQQQVQRFLEAAGQAPDLAERYCRLYQRLRGATEELFGQQAAFVLALGQGFAGALLQLSFLTALHVSEQFARYLDVQIQELRRAAGSTGPLERLQQFLEPFVVFSGLEFAHTFEHFYRHYLGDRLLTQGPSWLEEGIVEQIGLCFPSRFPQDMLSNLAESEKLQRQFCLFQLQEQDKRLLELDTGLDEVLGAAAVADVPEVKVLALSPCCWPVSPLCFMDNPGRFFPAVLSSPLDEFADFCRQSQSQLGWECTKPRRLQWTWLGHAELQFGDCVLHVSTLQMYILLCFNSAQEVAVEALLQATGLPADLVHHALTPLTHGQGVLVGSCAPGGALRLNQAALAQSSGRQLRLLPQQRYLRTERAEVSALERKRNVLCCLITRILKVEKQLHIDNLVFRVIDACQKGELGPGVQFLSFCCHSVDVLSCILHLLNQGYLRRQEGRPHVLEYISAESTAPLGGQAQMTFQCRSAQASLEEDGRDSLH, encoded by the exons ATGGTGAATGAGAAGCACAGTGGCACCCTGCTTGTGCAGCTGGGGCCCAAACTGCAGGCccacccagagaagctgctccGGCAGCGGCGAGGCCACGACGACCGGCCGGAATACCTGGTCCGGTGGAGCGTTGTGAGCTTGGAAGAGAGAGCAGCGGGAGGCAGCAGTGCCGCCTCTGGAGAGACCAAGGCAGAGAACATCTCCCTGTGGATGTCTGCAGAAGAGGTCAGCGCCAGCTGCCCGGCGCTGCTGGGCCACAGGAGGCCGGAAGGGCCGCGGCTGAAGGAGGAGAAGGCGCCCGGGCCCTTGGCCGCGGTCGTCCCGCTGGACGAAGCCTCGCTGGACGAAGCGTCGCTGCTGGAGATGAAGGCCGATGTCAGGAGCCTGGTGCAGCGAGCCCGGCGCCAGGTGGCCGAGGCCGGGAGCCCCGAGTGCTCCATCCTGAGCACGGTGCACGTGCTGGGCGCCTACGCCAGCATCGGCTCCCTGGCGGGCGCCTTCAGGGAAGCgggagccctggagctgctgacggccatgctgtgccacagggagAAGCGGATCCGCCGCGGTGCCGGCGAGATGCTGCGCGCTCTGGGTGCTCATGATGcag gAATCTGGGCCTatgtcctgctgtccctgagccagcaggatGGCATTGAGCAGCACATGGACTTTGACAGTCGCTGCACCTTGCTGGAGCTGTTTGCTGAGATCACGTCCTCTGCAGAGCACCGCATGTCCTTCGAGGGGATTCACCTGCCGCAG atccctgggaagcagctgttTGTCCTGGTGAAGCGCTACCTGTGTGTGACTTCTCTCCTGGACAAGCTGAGCAGCGGcgtggagcagggagaggagcagcagggctgtgctgtgcccagccctgtccctgaggaGAGGAGCCGTGTGAAGCAGGAGTTTGAGTTCAGCATGGCCATGGCAAACCTCATCTCGGAGCTGGTGCGCGCGATGGGCTGGAGCCACGGGCACGAGGCAGAGCCGCTGCCCCGGCGGGACCTGCGGCCTGGCCGTGCCCGCTCCATCTTCCAGCACAAGACCCCGGCCGGGACCGCTGCCGAAGTGGCCCCCGCGTCCCCAGCAAAGGAGCCCGTGACCTTCAAGAGGCGCTCGGCCTTCCCGAGCCGCAGCAGCTACGCGGAGTACGTGCAGGCCACGCTGGTGAGCGGCATGAGGGTGCGCATGCTCGAGGACTACGAGCAGATCAGCGCCGGCGACGAGGGCGACTTCTGCCGCAGCAATGACGGCGTGCCCCCGGTGCAG GTGTACTGGCAAGCTCTGGGCAGTACGTACTGGGTTCACTGGCACATGGTCGAGATCATTGGCCCTTCAGAACAAAAGGAGCTTGAGGGCCAGGAGAAGGTGAACAGCCTGACACGAAACCATGGACTGAGAGCAG gtCCACAGCCATTGCTGTGCAAGCCCTTGGGGGGGCTGTACTCCCTGCCTTACCTGGGGCAgcggctgcccagggctgcagacaCCCTGAGCCGCGCTGAATGGTGGGAGCTGCTCTTCTTTGTGAGGAAGCTGGAAGCACAGGAGCAGAAAGAGATCACCTGTctcatccagcagcaccagggagagCAG CTGTCGGAGGTGGATGAAGAAGCCCTGATGCAGCTGTCGGTACCTGTGGAGCTGGCCCAGAAGGTGCTGCAGGTCCTGGAGGAGcggtgccagggcagctctctGCGTGACCTGCGTGGCTCCCGTGTCTACGCCAGACACTTCCttgggaggggagcagagcagcatggTGGAGGGAGCACCGCAGTGTCCTCAGAGGGTGAGAGGAGCACCGGCCCTGAAGGCATGATGGCCAAGACAGCGGAGGGAAACctttctgcagccccagggccgGCCCAAGGCCGCGGTGTGACTCTGAAGTCGGATTCCGAGCTGTTCAGCGAGCTGttggagagggaagggctgtTCTTGCCAGAGGTGACggaggagcagagccaag CGCTGGGCGGCTCCAAGGGGCTGAGCGAGAGCGGCTCGCTGGCCAAGGTTGCAGCTGTGGTGGAGGTgatccagagcagcagctcggCGCTGGGGCTGCGCTTAGCTGGGCTCAAGCACATCCTGAAGATGCTGGAGGAGGAGCCCGAGTCGGAGCAGCAAGTCGGCACGGCCCAGGGCGGGCTGGGCATCGGGAGTGCCGG GGAGAAGCTGGTGCAGGTGTCGGTGGAGCTGCTGAGCACGGAGGTGGCAGAGAAGGCGCTGGTGGCGGTGACGCTGCGGCTGCTGGCCGTGCTGCTGGCCCGCTACAAGTGGCGCGTGGCCTTTGCCACGGAGGGCGGCGTGCGGGCCGTGCTGGCCTGCATGCAGCAGCACGGCTGCTCCGCCCTGGTGCAGCAGGCCGGGCTGGCG GCCCTGAAGGTGCTGGTGGGAGCTGCGGACGCTGAGCCGGGAGGCGCCGGCGGGAAGTGCTTGCCCTGGAACCACGGCGATGCGCAGATGATGCGGGAGATCTTTGCCAGCATCGGCTCTGCCTCCAGcaagggctctgccagcctgctgagcagcatccctgctgccctgagcaccaTGCAGAGGGTCCCAGG gggctcctcAGGGGTGCAGAACGGCCTGCTGGTGGTGAACGTGCTGATGGATGGGCACCGGGGCCTGGCGGAGCAGCTGGCGAACTGCGATCTCCTGGcggtgctgcagagctgctggagggccGGGCAGAGCAGCGGCTgcccccaggcagtgctggccctCAGCGCCATCAATCGCCTGGCAGAGCACGGGCTGCCCCTGGGCCCGGAGGCAGCAG GCAGAGAGGTCCTGCTGGACGCGAAGGGCGTGCAGATGCTGCTGGGTGGCGTGGACGATGGCGTCCTGTCCAAGGAGGTGGTGGTGGCCCTGGAGCGGCAGCTGTGCAGTGAAGGCTCTGTTTGCTCTGGCCAGgtggcccagctgctgcaggaccaCAGCTGCTTCAGGCTGTTGCTGCGCagcttggagctgctggggacagagaagGCCGTGAGCCTGAGCATCCTCAG GATCCTGAACAAGTTCCTGGACAGTTACCAGGAGGATGTGCTGCCCTGGCATGAGTGCGTGGAGCCCTGCGTGTCCTTCCTGAtcacccacagcagcagttgGGAG GTGCTGCAGGAGGTCGTTGGCTTCCTGCACcgcctgggcagtgccagcaagGACTGTGTGGTGGTGATGTGCCACGTGGGCACCCACGAGGCCCTGTCCAAGGCCCTGGAAAAGCACAGCACGGTCCCGTCGTTGGCGCcggccctgctggagctggtgacGGAGTGTGAGAAGTACGCCGGCCTCTACAAGAAGCTGACGAGCAGCATCTTGGCTGGCTGCATCCAG CTGGTCCTGGGACAGATTGAGGAGCACCGCCGGAGCCACCAGCCCATCAGCATCCCCTTCTTTGATGTCTTCCTGCACAACCTGTGCCAAG GCTCCAGCATGGAGGTGAAGGAGGACAAGTGTTGGGAGAAGGTgcaggtctcttccaactcgCACCAGGCCAGCAAGCTCATGGACAGGAACCCCAAGACCTACTGGGAGTCGAACGGCAGCACGGGCTCCCACTTCATCACTGTGCACATGCAGTGTGGAGTGGTGATCag ggagctgagcatgCTGGTGGCCAGCGAGGACTCCAGCTATATGCCATCGcgggtggtggtgctgggcggggacagccctgccaccATCAGGACGGAGCTCAATGCG GTGAGCATCCTGCCCTCGGACAGCAGAGTGATCCTGCTGGAGAACATGACCCGCTTCTGGCCCGTCATCCAGATCCGGGTGAAGCGGTGCCAGCAG GGTGGCATTGACACACGTGTGCGTGGCATCGAGGTGCTGGGTCCCAAGCCCACCTTCTGGCCCATcttcagggagcagctgtgccgGCGGACGTTCCTCTCCTGCACTGCTCGGGCTCATGCCTGGAGCCAGGAGATCTGCCGAGACCGGGGgcggctgctgcagctctttggCAG ACTGAACCGGGCGCTGCAGCACGAGCAGGGCTTTGCCAACCGCTTCCTTCCCGACGAGGAGGCAGCCCGGGCACTGGGCAGGACGTTCTGGGAGGCCCTGGTGAACCCCTTGGTGCAGAGCATCACCAGCCCAG ACCCTGATGGTGTCAGtcccctggcctggctgctgagtGAGTACCTGGAGAGCGTGGAGCTGCCCTGCCGTGCCACGGGACGCAGGGCTGCCTTTGGTTCCTGCGTGCGGCGCCTGACCCAGCTCCTGGTGCATGTGGACCCCGGCGGCCCCGAGCCAGAGGAGACCAGAGCAGCTG gtgggaaggaggggaagaacAAGGAGGTGCCGGCCAGGACGGCAAAGGTCCCGGTGGAGAAGTCGAGAGGCCTATGGGGAATCTCACAGTGCTGGCGTGGCGTGGTGCAGCAGCAG GTGCAGCGGTTCCTGGAGGCGGCGGGGCAGGCGCCGGACCTCGCGGAGCGCTACTGCCGGCTGTACCAGCGCCTGCGCGGGGCCACCGAGGAGCTCTTTGGGCAGCAGGCCGCCTttgtgctggccctgggccagGGCTTTGCGGgggctttgctgcagctctccttCCTGACCGCCCTGCAC GTGAGCGAGCAGTTTGCCCGCTACCTTGACGTGCAGATCCAGGAGCTCCGCAGGGCTGCGGGCAGCACGGGGCCTCTGGAGCGGCTGCAGCAGTTCCTGGAGCCCTTTGTCGTCTTCAGTGGCCTGGAGTTTGCCCACACCTTTGAACACTTCTACAG GCACTACCTGGGGGACCGGCTCCTGACGCAAGGGCCATCTTGGCTGGAAGAAGGCATCGTGGAGCAGATCGGGCTGTGCTTCCCCAGCCGCTTTCCCCAAGATATGCTGAGCAACTTGGCCGAGTCGGAGAAGCTCCAGCGGCAGTTCTgcctcttccagctgcaggagcaggataagcggctgctggagctggacacGGGCCTGGACGAG gtgctgggagcagccgcAGTGGCAGATGTGCCAGAGGTGAAGGTGCTGGCCCTGTCCCCGTGCTGCTGGCCTGTTTCCCCGCTCTGTTTCATGGATAACCCTGGGAGGTTTTTCCCggcagtgctgagctctccACTGGATGAGTTTGCTGACTTCTGCCGGCAGA gccagagccagctgggctgggagtgcacGAAGCCCCGTCGGCTGCAGTGGACGTGGCTGGGCCACGCCGAGCTGCAGTTTGGAGACTGCGTTCTGCACGTGTCCACGCTGCAGATGTACATCCTGCTGTGCTTCAACAGCGCCCAG GAGGTGGCCGTGGAGGCCCTGCTGCAGGCTACGGGGCTCCCTGCTGACCTGGTGCACCACGCGCTGACGCCGCTGACCCACGGCCAGGGCGTCCTGGTGGGGAGCTGCGCTCCAGGGG gtgcaCTGCGGCTGAaccaggcagccctggcccagAGCTCCGGCCgccagctgaggctgctgccccagcagaggTACCTGCGGACAGAGAGGGCCGAGGTGAGCGCcctggaaaggaagaggaacGTCCTGTGCTGCCTCATCACCCGCATCCTCAAggtggagaagcagctgcacaTCGACAACCTGGTGTTCAGG GTGATCGATGCCTGTCAGAAGGGCGAGTTGGGCCCAGGGGTGCAGTTCCTGAGCTTCTGCTGCCACAGCGTGGACGTGCTGTCCTGCATCCTGCACCTGCTGAACCAGGGCTATCTGCGGCGCCAGGAGGGGAGGCCGCATGTCTTGGAATACATCTCTGCAGAATCCACAGCACCTCTTGGCGGCCAAGCACAGATGACTTTCCAGTGCAGGTCAGCCCAGGCATCTCTGGAGGAGGACGGCAGAGACAGCCTGCATTG A